Proteins from a genomic interval of Candidatus Hydrogenedentota bacterium:
- a CDS encoding glycosyltransferase family 2 protein, protein MKLIIQIPCYNEEETLGVTLDALPHSLPGVDTVEWLVVDDGSTDRTAEVARARGVDHVIRFRTNRGLARAFMAGLDACIARGADIIVNTDADNQYNAADIPALIAPILRNEAEIVVGARPIDEVAHWSPLKKLLQKAGSWVVRVASKTSIPDAPSGFRAMSRDAALRLNVFGDYTYTLETIIQAGRKNMAITSVPVRTNPDLRPSRLVRNIPSYVQRSLFTIVRILMTYRPFRFFAFPGVFLFFVGTLPAVRFLFLYWQGRGFGNIQSLLFGVLFMGTGAALVVVGLLADLIGINRQLMEEIRWRLRQMQLNERTGAPEEVPPSRRGD, encoded by the coding sequence ATGAAACTGATCATCCAGATTCCGTGCTACAACGAGGAGGAGACCCTCGGCGTCACGCTGGACGCGCTGCCGCACAGCCTGCCGGGGGTGGACACGGTGGAGTGGCTGGTGGTGGATGACGGGTCCACGGACCGGACGGCGGAGGTGGCGCGGGCGCGCGGGGTGGACCATGTCATCCGGTTCCGCACGAACCGGGGACTGGCGCGGGCGTTCATGGCGGGGCTGGACGCCTGCATCGCCCGGGGGGCGGACATCATTGTCAACACGGACGCGGACAACCAGTACAACGCGGCGGACATCCCCGCGCTGATCGCGCCGATCCTGCGGAACGAGGCGGAGATTGTGGTGGGGGCGCGGCCGATTGACGAGGTGGCGCACTGGTCGCCGCTGAAGAAGCTGCTGCAGAAGGCCGGGTCGTGGGTGGTGCGGGTGGCCAGCAAGACCAGCATCCCCGACGCGCCCAGCGGATTCCGCGCCATGAGCCGCGACGCGGCGCTGCGGCTGAACGTCTTCGGCGACTACACGTACACGCTGGAGACGATCATCCAGGCGGGCCGGAAGAACATGGCCATCACCTCGGTGCCCGTGCGGACGAACCCCGACCTGCGCCCGTCCCGGCTGGTCCGCAACATCCCGTCCTATGTCCAGCGCTCGCTGTTCACCATCGTGCGCATCCTGATGACCTACCGGCCCTTCCGGTTCTTCGCCTTTCCGGGCGTCTTTCTGTTCTTCGTGGGCACCCTGCCCGCCGTCCGGTTCCTCTTTCTCTACTGGCAGGGCCGGGGCTTTGGAAACATCCAGTCCCTGCTGTTCGGGGTGCTGTTCATGGGCACGGGCGCGGCGCTGGTGGTGGTCGGGCTGCTGGCCGACCTCATCGGGATCAACCGGCAGCTCATGGAGGAGATCCGGTGGCG